Proteins from a genomic interval of Rhipicephalus microplus isolate Deutch F79 chromosome 6, USDA_Rmic, whole genome shotgun sequence:
- the LOC142765479 gene encoding uncharacterized protein LOC142765479 isoform X1, which translates to MWRGSIHDSLIWKDCDVLRSFEGTKLPNGWLQGRSISIRQDTGVNNNVPAVTRGSVLHGHVQCIKNRAQKTNKYKGTASDCSPAQSLQQQKEHIVVSGAAAA; encoded by the exons atgtggcgtggaagcatacatgacagcctcatctggaaggactgcgatgtGCTtaggagcttcgagggcacaaaactgcctaacggctggctgcaag gacgcagcatatccatccggcaagacactggtgtcaacaataatg ttccagcagtaacaaggggttcggtgctccacggtcatgtacagtgtatcaagaacagagcacagaagaccaacaagtataaagggactgccagtgactgttctcctgctcaaagtttacaacagcagaaagagcacattgtggtgtcaggagcagctgctgcttaa
- the LOC142765479 gene encoding uncharacterized protein LOC142765479 isoform X2: MWRGSIHDSLIWKDCDVLRSFEGTKLPNGWLQGRSISIRQDTGVNNNGNHTDLPRFVQTPSCPKRNRPTWKHRFSSLRRGNSGFPNSSDLTALEL; the protein is encoded by the exons atgtggcgtggaagcatacatgacagcctcatctggaaggactgcgatgtGCTtaggagcttcgagggcacaaaactgcctaacggctggctgcaag gacgcagcatatccatccggcaagacactggtgtcaacaataatg GAAACCACACGGACCTCCCACGCTTCGTGCAGACCCCGAGCTGTCCCAAAAGGAACAGGCCAACCTGGAAACATCGTTTTTCATCTCTGAGGAGAGGCAACTCAGGGTTTCCGAATTCTTCGGATTTGACAGCTCTGGAACTTTGA